AGACGAGCCGGATGGAAGGATCCGGGGGCGCATCCAGATTCGAAAGTCCATAGGGAAGTGGGTCGGCACGGTCCGCAGTCAATGGAACAAGAGTAGCGCGGGATCGGGCTCACTTTGGTTTCTAGCTGCACAGTGGCGCCCCAATGAGCATTGGCGGATTTATACTCGATGGACGGTATATCGAACTGAGGATTACGATCATCGACTATATGCCTATGAGAATGACTTACTGTACGTGTTTTCCGTTCCGGCGTTCTACGGCGAGGGATCTAAATTCTACGCCATGGTGGTGTCGCGATGGGGCTCGCATCAGTTCTGGCTCAAGGTGAGCTGTGACAAGGTCGTGGACTGGAGCATTCAATATCGGCTATCGCTATGAGCGAAATGGGCTATCGTACCCAAGTGGCCGTACAATTATCTACCCCGGAGCCGTCATCCACTCCGTAGGTCAAACTAAGCGAGGTCACATCAAAATCCGACGAACCCGTGCCGCTGAGCTCGCTTCCGGCTACGGTTTGAATGGGAATCAAAATATTATTGTCGATTATTTCCATAACGGTAATGGTATTGGTACCCAACCCGTAAAAGTTTGAAACCCAGACATCCGTAGCCGTGGTATCGCTCTTCGATACTTCCACGGCGTAGGACTGAGCTCCGAATATCGTGGAGTTTTCTTGTACGATCCACTGCCCGGTATAATCGTCCCGAATATCGAAGTTCGGGTCAATAGGCTCCTCTTCACAAGAAATGAGGAAAACGCTAAAGCACAAAATAGGGAGAATGACTTTTTTCATACTTGTATAACGTCAATTCAGGTGAATAGTACGCAAGATTTTAGTCTGTAGATCATTTGGATTAAAGGGTTTCGATACGTAGTCGTTCATACCGGCTTCTTTTACCCTGTTACTCACATCCATGAGCGCGCTTGCCGTAAGTGCAATGATGGGCACTTTAGAAAAGGGAGCGTCGGATTTTCGAATCTTCCCGGCTGCTATGTAGCCGTCTATTACTGGCATCTGGAGGTCCATGAGAACTAAGTCGTATTCTTTTTGAGCCAATGCCGTCATTACCAGTTCTCCATTCTCGACATGATCGACCTTCATTCCCCACTTCTCTAAGAACTTCTGTGCAATGATGAAATTGAATTGATTGTCTTCAACAAGCAGTACTTCTTTACCGGAAAGCTGATCCACGGAAGGCACGGCACCATTACCTGCTTCAACTGCAGCGTGACCTTCGTTCGGCAGCTCAAACTTCAAATCGAAGAAGAACTTCGATCCTTTACCCACTTCTGATTCCACCTGAACATCGGAATCGAGTAAATGTAAGAGGCGTCTCGTGATCGTTAATCCAAGCCCCGTTCCTCCGTATTGTCTCGTGATAGACGATTCGGCTTGAGAAAAATGATCGAATATGGCTCCCATCTTTTCTTCTGGAATACCGATCCCGGTATCCGAAACGGAGAATCGAGCAAGGCATACTTCCTCCGAAAGTTCTTGCACTTCGACGTTGATATTCACTTCACCGGACTCGGTGAATTTAATGGCGTTTCCAACTAGGTTATTCAATATTTGTCCGAGCCGCACACGATCACCCATGACTTTTGAGGGCAGCTTATCATCGAGCGTGCAAATAAGCCCTATACCTTTTTCTTGAGCCACGCTTTTCTGCGCTTTATACAACCCTTCCAACATGACATGAAGACTAAAGGCGTGGTGATCGATATCGATTTTACCGGCTTCGATCATACTGAAGTCGAGTACGTCATTAACCAAGCTGAGCAAGTTCTCGGCACTAAAGCTCAATATCTTCAAATTCTCGAGCTGATCGTCCCGTGGGTTTTCGTCCATGAGAATGTTACTCATACCGATCACCGCGTTCATGGGTGTCCGAATCTCATGACTCATGATCGAAAGGAACTCTGCCTTGGACTTGGAGGCTTCCTCTGCGGCTTCTTTGGCCTTTTTCAACTCGTCTTCGTAACGTTTACGGTTCGTGATGTCACGTCCGAAAACGGTTACACCATCGATCTTTTTGTCGTCGTTCAAGATCGGATGAAAGCTGTATTCCATGATCCGATCACGCGCCGTGCTTTCGAGTTCGATAGAGAATGTTTCACCGCTCAAAGCCGATCGGTACGATTCGTAAATGGCTTTCAGATTTTGAGTTAAAGGACCCTCATTCGGCAGTACGTGCTCGCCTGGCTGCAGAATATTAACGGTCACGGCAAAATGGGCATCCAGATGTGCCTGATTACCGCTAACATATCGGAGGTCGGTATCGACCAGCCATATGAGATCTTCGGTATTCTGGACGATCGTCGAATAGTTCGTTCGTTCGCGCTGCAACTGTTCCGTTCTTTTCTTGACCTTGAGTTCGAGCTCTTGATTGGTTCTATTCAACTCCCAAGCAAGGCGCTCCGAAGAAGCAAAGGAATCGGAAAAGTGCTTAGCCAGAAGGAAGCTGTGAATGAAAAGCACGGTAAAGAATCCGTAAGGAATGGCATTGATGGTATCGATGATGTTGCGGTTGTGAAGCACGTCGTTCACCACCAGGATTACCAAGATGATCATCCCGAAAAAGAAGAGATCGGCTCCACCTCGATCGCGACGCATGGCCCGGAACATTACCGAGAGCAGGTAAAAGACCACGACCACTGGAATGATCTCAAAGGCAGGAACCAAGTAATTCGAAGCGGAGGGAGATAGCAGAAGGCCCGCTAGTCCCAATTGTATGGAGATTCCAAAGAATAAGCGAACGATCCATTTGTTGGTTTCTTTCGGGAAGATCGATTCGACGTACCGAGTAAAGAAACCCATGCACAGGTAATTCCGGGTATGTCGGCGACTATGTATTCTCCAATAGCCGAAATACGACTGGCCGCCATCAAACACGCCATGGCGAACCACAGCGCACTGGGCTCATGTGAGCGCAGCCCATAAATACCGAGGTGATAAACGAACATGATGAGCAAACAACCGATCAGTAGAACGGCGGGGAAACGTTTCATTCAGCAGTGATCTAATCCCCTAAATTAATTAAATCGTTGATTCAACGAAGGCTGGAATCAATTACCTTTTCATCGGCGATATTCGGAAGGGTAATACGCAGTCCGGGGGTGCGATCCATTTCGCGCCGGATAGCAAAAAGTGCTTCGTCGTTCCGTGCCCATGCGCGCCGCGCTATGCCGTTGTTTACGTCGTAGAACAGCATAGTCTCCAAACGGCGATCGGCTTCGGCGGTACCGTCGAGCAACATGCCGAATCCTCCGTTGATCACCTCGCCCCAGCCAACACCGCCACCGTTGTGAATACTCACCCAGGTAGCGCCTCTAAAACTGTCGCCGATCACGTTTTGAATGGCCATATCGGTCGTAAACTGCGAACCGTCGTAAATGTTACTCGTTTCGCGGAAAGGCGAATCGGTTCCACTGACATCGTGGTGATCGCGACCCAATACCACCGGCCCCATCTTGCCTTCGCTAATTGCTTTGTTGAAAGCGCGGGCGATCTCTATGCGCCCTTCGGCATCGGCGTATAAAATGCGCGCTTGCGAGCCAACGACCAGCTTATTCTCTTGGGCTCCGCGGATCCATTGAATATTATCGGCCATCTGCTGTTGAATCTCCGAAGGACTTTCAACCCTCAAATTCTCGAGCACCTCACAAGCCAGATCGTCGGACAGCTGCAGGTCGACGGGGTCTCCACTGGTGCAAACCCAGCGAAACGGACCAAATCCGTAATCAAAGCACATGGGTCCCATAATATCTTGCACATAGCTGGGATAGCGAAAATCTATCCCGTTTTCAGCCATGATATCGGCTCCGGCTCTACTCGCTTCAAGCAGAAAAGCATTACCATAATCGAAGAAGTACATTCCCTGTGCAGTAAGCTCATTCACAGCTGCGGCATGTCTCCGCAAACTTGCCTGAACGTGCTTTTTGAAGG
This Flavobacteriales bacterium DNA region includes the following protein-coding sequences:
- a CDS encoding response regulator; the protein is MGFFTRYVESIFPKETNKWIVRLFFGISIQLGLAGLLLSPSASNYLVPAFEIIPVVVVFYLLSVMFRAMRRDRGGADLFFFGMIILVILVVNDVLHNRNIIDTINAIPYGFFTVLFIHSFLLAKHFSDSFASSERLAWELNRTNQELELKVKKRTEQLQRERTNYSTIVQNTEDLIWLVDTDLRYVSGNQAHLDAHFAVTVNILQPGEHVLPNEGPLTQNLKAIYESYRSALSGETFSIELESTARDRIMEYSFHPILNDDKKIDGVTVFGRDITNRKRYEDELKKAKEAAEEASKSKAEFLSIMSHEIRTPMNAVIGMSNILMDENPRDDQLENLKILSFSAENLLSLVNDVLDFSMIEAGKIDIDHHAFSLHVMLEGLYKAQKSVAQEKGIGLICTLDDKLPSKVMGDRVRLGQILNNLVGNAIKFTESGEVNINVEVQELSEEVCLARFSVSDTGIGIPEEKMGAIFDHFSQAESSITRQYGGTGLGLTITRRLLHLLDSDVQVESEVGKGSKFFFDLKFELPNEGHAAVEAGNGAVPSVDQLSGKEVLLVEDNQFNFIIAQKFLEKWGMKVDHVENGELVMTALAQKEYDLVLMDLQMPVIDGYIAAGKIRKSDAPFSKVPIIALTASALMDVSNRVKEAGMNDYVSKPFNPNDLQTKILRTIHLN